A segment of the Trifolium pratense cultivar HEN17-A07 linkage group LG7, ARS_RC_1.1, whole genome shotgun sequence genome:
TTTCTAGGGGTGATGATATAGAAGTAATTCTTACATTAATAAGATAGTAATATAGTTCTATAAATTCTAATTCAACATGTAGAAATTAAGTCGGACGTCATGAAGTCCCTCCAATTTATACGTTTGAGTTTTTAGTGATTTGTTATTTAGTGTGCTCATTTAATTAGATATTTGACAAGTTAGGTTTGCAATTGCATAACTAACCTATCAATGTATTTTGACTCATTCACATTGAAATCTTAGATACATATTTTTAAGAAGAAACTTTACATAcgtaaatttcaaaataatataaaatataaaggtTTCATAAAATCGTAAAAAGACTTTTCTTAGGTCTAAAAGTCAGGGGGCCTAGAGCTATGAAACCTAACTTTTCGAAATTAGATCACAATTTGtatacaatttaaaatttattctaaaGTTATGAAACGTAAGTTTTTTAAATTAGATCATaaatcccaatttttttaaatatgaatatGGATAATGGATCCAGAGAATTAGATAGAAAATTTGTatgtataataataactaactCTTCCATTTTTTGGTAAAAGacaaaatctttaattttatcattagtTCTAGGAGCCGCTCATTTCTgtgcaataaattaaaaattgattttacttAGAAGCTAGAAATTCGAGCTTCTGgttctaaaattgattttacttGAAGCTGGAAATTGAAACTTCtaattctaaaattaatttttacactcaaattgactgttcaactcacttttgtataaatgtattcaaacataaaccactctcttcaactcaattttaaacagaatcaattttaaacataaatcacttttaaTTTTCTCACTataaaaccaaacatacactaaggtTGGAGGGAAAAGCTTAATGAACAAGCAAGAGAAGAGTCAACAAAATGTGCTGCTAAgtgctatatatatatcactTATCCGAGACAATATGCATCTCCAGCTACAAAGAAAATGGCTTATTCCAAAAAGCATTCGTTCCTTTTGATTTCCACTCTCCTCATGATTCTCCAACTCCAGTTCTCTTCTGCAAAAGCTGCCATTAAAGGTGGCTATTGGTATTCTGATAGTGGCCTTGCAGTTTCTGATATTGATCCCTCTTATTTCACCCACTTGTTCTGTGCATTTGCTGATCTTGATTCTAATACCAACCAAGTCACTATTTCTTCTACAAACGCTGCTAGTTTCTCAACTTTTACTCAAACCATTCAGGCAAAGAGTAGTTCGGTGCAAACCCTTTTATCAATTGGTGGTGGGGGTGGTTCTGCTTTGGCACAAAAATTTGCCAATATGGCTAGCCAAGCCAGTAGCCGAAAATCGTTCATAGATTCTTCAATCCAATTAGCCAGAGATAACAACTTCAATGGCCTTGATCTTGACTGGGAGTATCCATCGTCAGACACAGACAAGACCAACTTTGGTTTACTCATCACAGAGTGGAGAGCTGCTGTGGCACAAGAGGCTAGTAGTTCCGGCAATCCAGCACTACTGTTATCTGCTGCAGTGGGTGGCTCTGATCAGATCACACCATTGCAGTACTACCCAGGTCAGGATATTGCAGACAACTTGGATTGGGTCAATGTAATGACTTATGACCTTTTCACCTCAGATAGTTATCCAACCGTGACGCAACCACCTGCTCCTTTGAAAAATCCAACTGGCCAATTCAGTGCAGAGGAAGGTATCACTAAATGGATTGGGTTAGGAGTGCCAAAAAGCAAACTTGCACTGGGTTTACCTTTCTATGGTTTCAAGTGGAGTTTGGCAGATCCTAATGACCATGGACTGTTTGATACAGCTACACAGGGACTTGGGGCAGTGAAGTACAAGGATATTATAAATGCTGGGGCGCAAGTTGTGTACAATTCCACATATGTTACCAATTACTGCTTCACAGGGACAGATTGGTATGGATACGATGACACTCAGAGTATATCTGCAAAGGTTGACTATGCCAAGCAAAATGgattgtttggatatttttcTTGGCATATTGAACAAGACAGCAACTGGGCTCTTTCTCAAGCAGGTCAGTACATTGGTTCTCCTAATTAAACATAGCTTTGTTTCACTTACTATATATCTTACATAATACTCTGTTTATactgtatatatatacataactATTAATAAAATAGGTAGAAAAAATCACTAACAAAGTGGTGTTCAAGTTGCTAGTAGCTGAGTCATTTAACCATATGTTCAGAGTTCAAATCCTCGTGGTAGAATAGAGTTGTATATGTAGGGAGAAGAGTTGCCTGGTTGCCACTTACTTAACTGGTACTGTATATCCTCTAAGGATTAGTCCTACAGCTACTGTCTACTGAGGTGATAGTTTGGTCCATTCCCGGAttgaaaaagattaaaaaaaaattacttagaCTTTTACCACTTTTCTTAATGGTATGCCAAACTGTCTAATAGTATGAGTCATTTTAATGGAAAAAATTTACTGTATTTTTTGCAGCTTCTCAAGCATGGGAAGGCTAGTAATGGATTGTAGACAAAGTCCTATGCTGCAAAGAGAACAAAGATTGAGGGTTATGTACATTATATTAAAGTTATGACCCTTCTAGTTTCTATCCTCtcatgtaacaataaaaaataagagagaTATTAAAGGATCTATACTAATAAAAAAGGAACTCTTGCTTCGCTTCTCTTGATCTTAATCAATAAGAGACTTTTACTACAATACATTTAGTGGAAATATCTCTCATTTGATTGATTGCCATTACTTCAAGCAAAAACCCGGTGAGAAAATGACAAGTAGTCGAGCATTAAATGTtgaaatcaaacaaaacaaacttcatACTACAAGAGCTGTTATTATCTCCATTACAttatctaaataaaaaaaactaaattcatATCACAAGAGCTGCTATTATCGTCTTTACATGATATATCCAAGATAAACAAGTTAAATTTTTTGCTAAAATGGTTTAGTACCTTCCCCTAACTAAATGATTTCCCTAAAGTGGTCTTCAAGTCGGACGAAGTATCTTATTCTTCTCTTGTAGGTTGCAGTTGCGCTTAAACTCATGACAGATCGATGATTCTTTTTCCTTGTAAATTATGTGCCCGATGATGTTAGTCTTCTTTTTACTCACTTGTAATAGTTACACTCCCCGTATTTGACCCTTTTTAGAATGAATAGAATTACTAGTAGCTAGATTTTACCATAAACAAATATCATATCGTACATTATCATAATATTATTAAGAGTCTTATTTATCTTTTCCTTCTTTTATACTACTATCTCTTCTTAATGATTTCAACAGTGTCAAAATTGTCTGCTAGTTTATCAACTTACCAATCACCAGAATCAGACATTTGGGCTTCATTCATTTTTGACATGTTGCAACCTAGGATGAGCAAGAACAAAGCCTAATGATGCAACCAATGCCACCAGGTAACCAGCTAATGTTCCATAGCTTACAGAAATAGGCCATTCCTACAAATTAAGATGAATATATTACCCAAACAgccaaataaagaaaacataaaGAACAACAGAACAAAACGAGGAATGAAGTGTATACGTATAAGAGGGCAgacattcaataaatttatattCCTGTATAACTATATTAAAGCTTTTAGGTTTGGCGAGCAATTCTTGTATCCTTCAACAAGATAAACAATACCAAGTAAACAGATGAATCTGGACATCTTAGATCATGATACTTTCTTACGTTTTAGATTTATATAAGACCCATCTTTTTGTTAATGGTATagcacaaaaataaaaacaaagtagaattataaacataaaataacaAGGGGCCAGTCAGTTGATGTCCGTCATTCTGTTGGAAAATTTTCCCTTTCTGAAACAACCTCGCAAGCAGAGTAACAATAGAGATGCTGCTTTTAAAAACATGTCATCATAAACTCTaacagaaatataaataattgaaacaTCTTCAAGAATTAAACAAGTTGAAGAGGGATGATatatgcaaaaataaaataaaagacttAGTGAAGAGATTGTGTAGAGGTTCGTGGAAGAAATGTAGCTTTGGTAAGAACTGTGCTTCTTATCTGCTCTAGGAATTTAGTATACAATGGTCAATTATCTCAAGGATAGAGGACTAGAAAAAAGAGATTACCTGCCAGGGCCTCTCCCAGTCAAGTGGCATTGGCCAAGCCCCAAACCATCCCCCAATAACTGCTCCATGTGCTTGTAAACAAATCAGGTACTCAACAGATCCATTCGGCCTAAACGTAGTACAAGGagtataataataatgtaacTACAAGGACCAAATAAGTAATTGCATTGTGGAAAACTTCACATAACCAAACTTAGAAAGAATTAAGAAACTTAACTAGAAGAACATACTTTGTGTGTGCAAATATACGTTTCCAGTCAGCCCATGATGAACCAAGAACACATGATGCTGGAACTGTCTGTAATAGCATAAGTCGTGCATCAATGTGAGTGTACATAAACATGGGTCCATACTCCcaagcttaaaaaaatgtcaatccCGACAAAAGTGGTAAACATGTAGGAGatattaatattgataataaaatatcttccaagaaaaaacagatttttgaaTTGATATTGTAGGGACAAGCTTTTCTATGGTAATAAATAAGGTGATTTGATGCAAAAAACGAATCAAATGATGATATATCTTGAAACCTCCCACAATTGCATCAGATCAAATGTATGTTTAAGATGATAGATAACATGTATCAGAAGAAGAATGGATAGGATATTGTTTTAACATGAAAAAGATTAAGCCAAAACACAACTTCTCATAAAATAAGATGAATTGCAAAACATCTGGTTCTAATTTTCTTCTAGAAATAATGAAAACACAACTAAACATTATTAGATTTCCATAAATGAtcaatcttttaaaaaaaaaaaaaaaaaaccagacaGAAGAATGTAAAGTATCAATAGCCAAATACATGCAAAACGTATATGAGAAAAGCCCAatcaaaaacacaaatataaatTCAAGAAGCAGTGACTTTAAGCAAGACAATGTAATGGATTAGTCACTCACTGTGAATAATGACATCATAAGAGACCAATATAGTGTCTTGGGCAGGTACCTGTCACAGGTAAATTTGCAAAACTCAGTATACAGATCTAGTCATTAGGGAATCTTCAAAGTTGAAAACTAAAATGCATCATTTTTACACATAATAGAAGAGGCTCAACTTGTTTTATTTAAAGGAGCAATGGTACTTAAACTTAATCCTGTGCAGGACAAAAATCAGTActctaaaaaaaactcatttcacTTACTGAAAGGTAACAGGTGCCCCCAAAGCAATAGCTCCTAAAGAATTTAGTAGTGCCCCTGCAGAGTAAACAAGAAGTATAATCATTTTTACATAACATCAAGCCactcaagtaaaaaaaattaaacagcATTACCAAGAAAGAGAGAgtaacaaaataatgaatgatgagaatatattaaaaaaaacaataaagtttaattgatatacattgtcggtgtaaaatagttttacaccgaTATATAATGAAAATTCATCATATTGCCTTGTAACTTGTAAGTCTATATTGTACTAGTaactgtattttaaaaataactgcGAATTACTCAATTCTTATTGGATGTCAGTGTAAAACTAGTTTACACTGACAATATAAAAAACCACCAAATCATAAGAAAATAGATTATGCACTAAcagcataaaataattttaaaccGTCATCCAGTGGCAACCGTGTATTCCGTCAAATCATTCCACCACACCTCACTTTAATGATATATTACATGGAGAAATGTTTGTATTCCGTTGGATGTaggtgtaaaattaatttacaatgacAGAGCATATCCATTAATCTCATAAAATATCAAACTAATATTCATAAATCAATTGAAGAATATGTCATCTGTTGCATTTCTTGAAGTCATTACTAACAATTGCAAAAATGTCAACTGAAACTGAAGTTTGAACTAACCTACTGGCACTCCTATAATGCCTCTTCCAACAGCTCGTAGATACTGCATagaacataaataataataataataataatcaatagAGAAAACCTAGAACATTCACAAGAACAATGGAATTGGGTGATTTATGAGAAATTAGGAAGAGGCATTACCGAACATTTTTTGCGATTTAGTCGATAGCGACTGTAGAGAAGGATCACGATCGGAAGCTGTATAATCTAAACGATGCAGAATGTTAGAAATAGTTAATTGAGAAACCtaaaaacagaaaagaaaagagaaataaaGCGATGGTACCGAAATGAGGAAGAGAGTGAGAGATGGATCGGTAACGAGATCGATGGAGTAGATGTTGTTAGATACAAAGAAAGCTAAAGCCAAACCAAGTCCGCATAGCAAGTTTACTGTAAAGGCCTCTGAAAATGAGATTGACGGCGAGGCTTCCACCACTGAGGGTTTCGACGCAGCCGGCGTTGTTTCCTTGCTCACTTTTTTCCGGCGATCCATGCTTTTTCAATTAAAATGcgagaagaaaaataaaccgTAGCTATATACCGGGGTTCAAAGTTTTTTCTTGTACTAAAAAAATCCAACAATTACAAactgaaaggaaaaaaaaaataattaatggaaAAATACAACtatattaaatatgaatttgaGTTTAATGGTTGTGCACCatcggtgtaaattttttttacacatacatccaatgacgtgttgccacattatttaatgaatttgatatatcatgtatttttaattaccatacatgatgtgtcggtatattattgaacGCATGCGCAAAATAAcattacaccgacagtgcatataaattaaattctatgaaTTTAATGAATTCtcgtaaaaaatataaaaaataaaaatttagtttatatacactatcagtgtaaaattattttacgcATGCGTCGAATAAAATATCAGCACATCATATATTGTATTTAAAAACGCATGATgtgtcatattcattaaatgaCATAGCAACACATCATTAAATGTATGTGTAAACAAaatttacactgacagtgcacaacaattaaactcaaaaaataaactataaatttttACAACTTTTTGCAACcagttatattttttcaaaaaatttttatcaacttaataaaaacattttgaaaaaatataagtgATTGAAATATCTATAACTCTTTGTTGGGTATAAAATATACTatagttttgaaaatattttaattatgtgcATATTAAATAATTGAACTTAACAAATGTcacattattattagtatttgattttttaaattttgataataaaaaaaaatggataagACAAAAAATAGAGCGGATCTTGATTCATTAATGAAATTCATTAACGGAGTCCActtgtaaaaatatattatactaaTCTTCAATTGAGTTAAGTTTgaattttctctatttcttattcttttcctttatttattactctatagatttaaaaattttaaaatataaatacaaaaaagacACTACATTAAATtagtaaaatctattttttacactccaaactattaaaaacttttattttttgacaaaagaaaacttaatgcatttcattcataataataagtTCATTACAAGGTGAACAATAATTTAACACTTAGAGACTATCAATAAAGCGAGTTATCTTGGGTGATTCATGAGCCACTCAATTGACTTGTCTCCAAACGTAACTGACCTTACGGTTCATTTATAATATTGTCAAATTCGGtatcattcttttttttaatagtaagtTCCTGCACCACTTGTAGACAATCAGTCTCTTTTATTAAAAActttaataatagaaaaataataataaaaatataatagcacgaaataaaaaagaaacataatagCCCAAAAGTAAAAAAGGGAacatttccttaaaaaaaaggtaACATTAGAATTTgtgtaattaatatttataaaatataaaaagttatatttttaatatgaaagttatttgtatccaaaaaaatatataaaagttatttatttttagggccggttccgagattttggaggtccaggaaaaataataaaaatagacccctaataaaaaatataatttttttaaaaaagaacatcatttatttaaaatataaataacatcaataatataaaatagttatattctaatcaataataacaaaatacattttcaaactaatatcattaaaaattgatattgtttttaataaaaattgcaacataattttaaaaattaattctttattttaaaagaaataaaaaaatatagtttaagaaaaataaagtagTAAAACTATCTATGGATTATAGAGTGATtgtattcataaaaaaaaaacttattattttataaaaagaaacacaattgtatcaacaaaaaaaaacacaattttttaaataatttatgtaaagTTTAATATGAATGGGATACAATTATGGgtattgttaacatgtgcatatagggcacttgataaagtatcttaatatagaaatttaacatttaatgatacaagatatttaatgcttgaaaagttaaaatgcacaaattctaagacacaatttctatttctactaccttaacatgtgtcatatatgcacatgttaacattctcctaaagAATATCACTTATGCTACGCCCTAAGACACTGATTAATgatgaaacaaaataaatagaTCTGATTTTGGGCTAGGGCAAGCAGGGCCCCTAAAAAATTGGGACctcaacttttttttgttttgtttttgtaaacCCGTCATATTGAAAATATGTAGataaaaaatatcaagaaaTTCAATTTGGTGCATTGGCTAGAGCTCTGTTCTTGCACGCAAGCGAACGTGTGTTTGAGTAGTAGCAGTggtactttttttgttttgttttcttttattttaagagAACAGAAATAGTGATGACGGGAATTGAGCCCACTACCACCAACAAATAATtgtagggtcttgttaacatgtgccctagggcacaagttaacattctccatttttaaatactatagaTGCTGTCATTGATGTGTTGACATATTATTAAACGCacgtataaaataattttacattaacgatacatataaattaaattcttaataatttacaaaaattattaaatcatttaataatttaaaaagtaaatattatttattattttttttgtgagtGTGATCACATGACCTTGTAAAAATATCTTCATTTGAGCGTCAGTTTAGCCTGCACGGCTGCACGTATAAGTCACGCGGAGGGAAAACGGGCTTGTACACAGAGACATTCTCCATTTCTCCTGCTGTGTTTGACcgctgaaaaaaaaaaaaaaatgataaaagcaaaatttatttatgttttctagtaaaagaacaaaaataaaaacaaaataaaaatagcgaaagaaaaaaaagtgagaaACCCTGAACTGAACCGGAAGGGAAAGGAAAGGGGAAGGTGCTGAACTGGACTTCTGGGGTTTATACTTGACTCTGCCTGATCATGGATCACTTGCGTCCTCGGAACAGACCCGTTTTCTCCGGATTCACAAATTCTGAGGTacctactatttttttttttttaattcaacaCTTTCTCAATTCAACCGTTACATATGCTTCAATATGATTGAATTTTTTGTTGTACTTGTTAATATCCTTCCAGATTGTGAAAATGGAGAAATTACTAAGAGAATCAAAAGGACAACCATTCACTCAGGATTTTTATCAGAAATTAGCTAAAAGTTTCAAGTAAGCTTTGTTTCTCAATCattgtttggttttttctttttgtaactACTAATTAAGACAATTGGCTTATGTTTCGGTTGTAGCATTTCATCTGCTCGTGCTGGGAAACCTGTCATCAAATGGACTGAGGTTACTGCTTTTTCTTTACTcatgttttttctattttattagacaccgctaataattttttaaatttgaataattgtaTGTAATTACTGTATGTGTTTGTGTCCgtccgacaccgacacatgtcTGACACCAGACACGGCTTGTTACTCTGTTTTTATGATATGGGAGAGAACTTACTAATCTAtggcttttttgtttttagttttttttttctttctttcttttaaaagCACTTTTAATTGTTCCTTTATTTTTGTGAGAATTTTAGATACAGAGTTGGTTTCAGACTAAGCTTGAAGACTCACCACAAGTCCCTGAAAATGAATTGGTTTCTCCTCAAGGACCTCAATGTAATGAAGGTGAGACTTCTTGCATTATCTTAATGTTGTTAGGATAGTTGGTAGTACTTGTGCTATCTTCGAGGATTCTAATGGTCAGCACAAGAGTATTATTTGATATACTTGGCGTGTGTATCATTGCTGCTAACTATATGATGTAGGTTGCGTAATTTATGTTTGATGTGTATCATTTCTGGATGTAATTACTTCATAATGTAACATATGAAACTTTATAGTGTGGAGTTTATGTTAAACTGTGTTGATTATGGTATTAGAGGCGTCTTAGGTCTAATAAAATGACCGAGGCTGAGGAAGTGACTCTGCAGCAATGACGGAATATGAAGGGGATATAGAATATTTCTAACATTCTGTTTTCCTTTGATTTCTTATTTAGCTAGATTCTACCTCATGTTTATGAATTAGTCAACTGCTAAAACTAGTGCTACTGAAGTTGAGTCTGAGACGAGTTTTTTGCAGGAGAAACTGACCGAGACCCATCAGAGTTGGTATTCGAAGCTAGGTCTTCAAAAGATGGGGCATGGTGAGTGAGCACATATGGAAAATTGCAGTTAGCTTAAATTCTTCTAGTAGTTCATGCATTTTGTATCTACAAagtattttaacttttaatgcCACCGAAAGGTTTTGGTAAATACTCTTCTGAAGCATTAAAAAAAGTATTCTCTTGTACCCTTTCCCTATTTTATAAATCACatgctgatttttttttgaagaagctaaattagcccacccaaattggcaccagagagaattgaacctgagaccttaaggaggagcacactcccgggtctcaagtcaataccaccagaccaacccaagtgggttatcACATGCTGATATTAATCAAtactaaattattatttttcaatccTCGATGCGATGTTTACTTTGGAAGTTCTTAGATTGTTGATAGCTTCATCACGGGATCACTGTATCTCTGCCATGCTTTTCATATGATAGAAAGGTTGCTTGAAATCTTCAATTATGCATTAAACATTTGGCAATGAATGCAAAGTAGATCAAAAATGGATGCACTGATGTCACTTTCGGCTATCagattaatattaattgttgtTGACACATTCTTTGCAGCATGAATTGTATGATTAGTAGCTGAACTTGTTCACATCTATAGTGGGCTAAAATTGTGCTGCAGTGTTTGGCCAGTTCTCTCTGGTGTTCTAGAAATGTAACTTGCAAAAGAGTTCCCATATAAGACATCTAAAAGCTCTTTCGATGTTATCATTTGATACACTCCTTAATACACACATGTGATCCGAAATAAAGAGAAAAATGGTTCTGTTGGTTCTGGTGACTAGTACTTATTTGGTAATTACTTTATTTTGTTCTCACAAAAACTCCAAGCCTAGTATTTTTCCATTGATTTTGGGAAAAGGATATATTTAAAGAATTTTAAGCCATCTATATGCAAATGTTGGGCCATCTATCAACATTTGGACATTActcgattattattattatttgatgttCAATTGCTTCAAGTACCTATTTTCTTCCCTCTCTGTTATTAAACtgtgtgtaatttatttttaccttGTATTGTGATGTACTTCTCGTCTGTCCTTGAGAGTGAATGAATGATGACtggttttcaaaaaatttattgacTGCTATCACTGAATTTTGTGCAATTACAATTTCGTTTAGTTGCAGACATAAAGACATGGTATTTTCGAAAGATTACTATTCCAATCAGTTATATAATCACAAATTTTCATTGTCTAAGTCGAACGGGTTCCTGCAGGTATGATGTTGAGACATTTCTTGCTCACCGATTTGTTAGCACAGGAGAAGCTGTAAGTTTTAACAATTATTTGTTCATAGCTTTGTGCTTCAGGACTCGATATTAGATTAATAAACTGAATTTCTCCTTATAGATTTTTCCAACTTatacaatttttcctttttgttaaAGGAAGTCAGAATCAGATTTGTTGGGTTTGGAGCTGAAGAGGATGAGTGggtcaatataaaaaattcagtCCGAGAACGTTCGGTTCCTTTCGAAAACACAGAGTGTTCCAAGCTGAAAATTGGAGACCCTGTCTTGTGCTTCCAGGTGATTTAGCCCAAAGATTCCTCATCTAGGTGCTGTTATAAGAAATTACTGAAATTAACTTGACAGTTTCAATGTCTTTTTAGGAAAGGAGAGATCAAGCAATTTACTATGACTCTCACATTGTAGAGATCCAAAGGAGAATGCATGATATCCGAGGTTGCAGGTGTGACATCTTAATTCGGTATGATCATGACAACAGTGAGGTGGGTATTATTTCTACATATGGTTTTTGTGTTTACCATTTCATgtgtaatttataattttctgttatattttatatttctagGAAAGAGTTCACTTGAGGAGACTGTGCCACAGACCATGATCTTAAGATATATTTAACTTAAATTCATTTCGACATCCCAGCTGGGTAAGCAGCTTTCGATCAGTTTGCAATTACCTGGATACAGCGAGAATCAAACAACAATTGACATTTTGAATGTTTGGGTTCAATACTGCCAATTTTTAAAGCTAGAACATGTATTATCCtcctatttaaattttttcgGCGGGATTGAATGTGCTTAGAAATTGGAAGATGAGCTGTTTAGTAGATACTAAATTATGTCTTTTTCTTActaaattatgtaattttttttctgttattaTTTAAGTGGAGAAGAGCACGATAAAAGAAAGCTAAGAGTTGGATTTATATTTAGGGTCATATCATTAAAATACTACAATTCTGCAAGTAATGTTTACACAAACGCATCATTAAAACATGAGATAAATTGATTAATaataccaacaatgaatttgtACAAGTGTCAAGGGTTTTGAGTTCCTTAAGCAAGTAGTTAGGCTTTGATTTCTACCTCttatgtatgaaaaaaaaattggttgaa
Coding sequences within it:
- the LOC123893672 gene encoding class V chitinase-like, yielding MAYSKKHSFLLISTLLMILQLQFSSAKAAIKGGYWYSDSGLAVSDIDPSYFTHLFCAFADLDSNTNQVTISSTNAASFSTFTQTIQAKSSSVQTLLSIGGGGGSALAQKFANMASQASSRKSFIDSSIQLARDNNFNGLDLDWEYPSSDTDKTNFGLLITEWRAAVAQEASSSGNPALLLSAAVGGSDQITPLQYYPGQDIADNLDWVNVMTYDLFTSDSYPTVTQPPAPLKNPTGQFSAEEGITKWIGLGVPKSKLALGLPFYGFKWSLADPNDHGLFDTATQGLGAVKYKDIINAGAQVVYNSTYVTNYCFTGTDWYGYDDTQSISAKVDYAKQNGLFGYFSWHIEQDSNWALSQAASQAWEG
- the LOC123893677 gene encoding protein SAWADEE HOMEODOMAIN HOMOLOG 1-like, which translates into the protein MDHLRPRNRPVFSGFTNSEIVKMEKLLRESKGQPFTQDFYQKLAKSFNISSARAGKPVIKWTEIQSWFQTKLEDSPQVPENELVSPQGPQCNEGETDRDPSELVFEARSSKDGAWYDVETFLAHRFVSTGEAEVRIRFVGFGAEEDEWVNIKNSVRERSVPFENTECSKLKIGDPVLCFQERRDQAIYYDSHIVEIQRRMHDIRGCRCDILIRYDHDNSEERVHLRRLCHRP
- the LOC123893676 gene encoding phosphatidylinositol-glycan biosynthesis class F protein, with amino-acid sequence MDRRKKVSKETTPAASKPSVVEASPSISFSEAFTVNLLCGLGLALAFFVSNNIYSIDLVTDPSLTLFLISIIQLPIVILLYSRYRLNRKKCSYLRAVGRGIIGVPVGALLNSLGAIALGAPVTFQYLPKTLYWSLMMSLFTTVPASCVLGSSWADWKRIFAHTKPNGSVEYLICLQAHGAVIGGWFGAWPMPLDWERPWQEWPISVSYGTLAGYLVALVASLGFVLAHPRLQHVKNE